From Xanthomonas citri pv. mangiferaeindicae:
CGAACTGATCCCAGCGGCCGATGTCGTTGACTGGACCCGCGCGTGCCGTGGTCGCCTGCTGCTGGTCGACGACGACCACCGCCTGGGCGCGCACGTCGCGGCCTCGGCGCAGGCCTTTGCCGAGTTGCTGGTACGGCTTTAGGCGGCGCGCGCAAGGCCGGCGCCGCACGCCAGGCTACGGCCCGGTCAGGTGCGCAATCAGCCGTCCGTCGATCGAGTCACCGTTTCCCAGGCGGCCAGTTCGGCCTCCAGGGCGGCGAGCTTTCCGCGCACCAGCTCGAGCGCATCGCTGCCCAGTAGCAGGTGGGTCGGCGGGCGTGGCGCGTCGAGCATGGCCAGGATGGCGCGTGCGGCCTTGGCCGGGTCGCCCGGCTGGTGGCCGCTCCTGGACTGGCGCGTCTCGCGGATCGGGTCGAACAGCGCGTCGTAGTCGGCGATGCTGCGCGGCGTACGCACCATCGAACGGCCCGCCCAATCGGTGCGGAACGACCCGGGTGCAACCGCGGTGACGTGGATGCCCAGCGACGCGACTTCCTTGCCCAGCGTCTCGGAAATGCCTTCCAGCGCGAACTTGCTGCCGCAGTAGTAGGCAATACCGGGCATCGTGATGAAGCCGCCCATCGAGGTGATGTTGACGATGTGTCCGCGCCGCCGCCGTCGCATCCCGGGCAGCACCGCCTTGACCATCGCGACCGCGCCGAACACGTTGACGTCGAACTGCCGGCGTAGCGCGTCCAGTGGGGATTCCTCCAGCACGCCCTCCTGGCCATAGCCGGCGTTGTTGACCAGCACATCCAGCGGTCCGATGTCGGCCTCGATCGCGTCGACGAGGCCGGGGATGGTATCGAAGTCGGTCACATCCAGCACCCGACCCACCGCGCCGGGGCCCAACGCCTCGAACGTCTGCCGCGCCTGTGAACTGCGGACCGTGCCCACGACGCGATGGCCGGCGACCAGCGCTGCTTGGGCGAGCGCACGGCCGAAGCCGCTGCTGACGCCGGTGATGAGCAAGGTTTTCGGTTGCGCCATGGCACGCCCCGGGACTCGAGATGGGGGTGTAGGATGCTATGAGCGCCATGCAGTCACGACGCCGAATCGTCTTCTTTGCTTGCCTATTCCTATGAATGCCGCACTCGATTCCGTTGCGCTGCTGCGCGCCCTGGCGCCGCGAGAGGGCTACAACCTGACCGCCTTGCCGGAGGTGCGGGTGCTGCGGTCGGACCGGCCGCTGACGCTCACGCCGGTGCTCTACGACCCCGGCATCGTCTTCGTGTGCCAGGGTGCCAAGCGGGGGTACTTCGGCGACGGGGTGTTCGTCTACGACGAGCAGCATTACCTCGCCGTCTCGGTGCCGGTGCCCTTCACCATGCAGTCCGAGGGCAGCGCGGACCGGCCGTTGCTGGCGCTGTACCTGCATCTGGACGTGCCGCTCGCGGCGGGCTTGATGCTCGAGATCGAGCACGCCGGCGGCGTGCCCCCGCGCAGGCGCCCAAGAGCCTGGTGTCGAGCCCGATGGACGACACGCTGCGCCAGACCCTGCAGCGCCTGCTGCAGGTGCTGAGCCGGCCGCTGGACGCTGCGATCCTCGGCCGCGCGCTCGTACGCGAGCTGTACTTCCGCGTGCTGACCGGACCGCAAGGGCAGACGCTGCGCGCGGCGCTGGCTCAGCAGGGCCAATTCGGCCGCATCGGCCGGGCGCTGCAGCGCATCCATCGCGATCACGCCCGGCGGCTCGACGTCGCGCAACTGGCGCAGGCGGCCGGCATGAGCGCGCCGTCGTTCCACGCCCATTTCAAGGCGGTGACCCAGGTCGCGCCGATGCAGTATCTGAAGTCGATCCGCCTGCACCAGGCGCGTGTGCTGATGGCGCGCGACGGGATGACCGCCTCGGCCGCCTGTCATGCGGTGGGGTACGAGAGTGCGTCGCAGTTCAACCGCGAGTTCAAACGGCTGTTCGGCCGGCCGCCGCGGGCGGAGGTCGCGCGCATGCGCGCCGATTTCGCGGTGCCGCCGGCTGCGCCCGGCGGTGGTTTCGTCGCCTCGCATTGAGTGACGCCGCGCGCGATCACCGTGCGCGGTCGGCGCGTTACGATCGGGCCGCGCTCACGCACATCATGGGCCTGGCACGGGAGTGTGCGAGGCGGTCGGCTGCATGGCCGCGCTGGGATCTTCCGGGTGTGATGCCGCGGGCGTCTTCGGGATGGCTGGCGGCTTACGCATCGCCCCGCGGCCGGGGCAAGCAGGGCCCTGTGGTATTTTGCGCGCCATCGTCGTGCCGTCCGTTGCACGCATTCCCGATCCGTGGTCACGACTGCGGCCGCCCAGGATCCGGCGCGGCTGCTGGCGATGCGCACGCGCGCGGCGTGCGCCGCGTCCTCCTTCCCCTTTCGTTGGTCCACCTGTCCGTGAAATTTTTCGTCTCCTGCGCCAAGGGCCTGGAATATCTGCTCGTCGATGAGGTGCTCGCGCTGGGCGCGGCCCAGGCCACCGCCACCGTCGCCGGGGTCAATGCCGAAGGCACGCTGCAGGACGCGCAGCGCGCGGTGCTGTGGTCGCGGCTCGCCAGCCGGGTGTTGTGGCCGATCGCCGATTACGCCTGCGAGCACGAGGACGCGCTGTACGCCGGCGCGCGCGCGGTCGACTGGGCGGCCCATCTCGATCCGTCGATGACGCTGGCGATCGATGCCCACGTTTCGGGCAGTGCGATCACCCACGCGCGCTACGCCGCGCAGCGGGTCAAGGATGCGATCGTCGACAGCTTGCGTGAGGCCACCGGTGCGCGCCCGGATGTCGATGTCGAGGCGCCGGACCTGCGCCTGAGCCTGGTGGTGCGCAAGGGGCGCGCGCTGCTCTCGGTGGACCTGGGGGGCGGGCCGTTGCACCGCCGCGGCTGGCGCCGCGCCCAGGGCGAGGCGCCGCTGAAGGAAAACCTCGCCGCCGCGGTGCTGATGCGCGGCGGCTGGCCGGCGCTGTATGCCGCGGGCGGCGCGTTGCTCGATCCGATGTGCGGCAGCGGCACGCTGCTGATCGAAGGTGCGTTGATGGCCGCCGATGTCGCGCCGGGCCTGGCCCGTGACGGCGGCGCGGCGACTGCCGGCCGGGCGCCGAGTCGCTGGCACGGCTTCGATGCCGCCTATTGGCGGACCCTGTGTGACGAGGCCTTGGCGCGCGAGCGCAGCGGCCGCGAGGGCCTGCGCAAGGCGTTCTTCGGCCGTGATCTCGACCCGCACGCGATCCATGCCGCCCGCGAGAACGCCACCGCCGCCGGGCTGCGCGACGCGATCGACTGGCAGGTCGGCGACGTCGTCGCCCTGCAGGCGCCGCCGTCGTCCGCGCTGTCCGACGATGCCGCACCGAACGACGCCGCGCCGCGCGGCCTGGTCGTCTGCAATCCGCCCTACGACGCGCGCCTGGCCGCCGATGCTGCGCTCTACCGCAGCCTCGGCAATGCGCTGGCGCGCGCGGTGCCGGACTGGCGCGCGAGCCTGCTGTGCGGCGATGCCGAACTTGCGCACGCGACCGGTCTGCGCGCGAAGAAGAAGTATCAGGTGTTCAACGGCGCGCTCGAGTGCAGCCTGATCGTCTGCGATCCGGTGCGCCCGCCCCAGCGCGAGGCCGACGACGCGCCGCAGGTGCTGAGCGAGGGCGCGACGATGGTCGCCAACCGCCTGCGCAAGAACCTGCGCAGGTTCAAGGCCTGGCGCGAGCGCGAAGCGGTGACCTGTTATCGCGTCTACGATGCCGACCTGCCCGAGTACGCGGCCGCGATCGACGTCTACATCCAGTCCGCATCCGATCCGGGTGCCGACGGCACGCCGCTGTGGCTGCACGTCCAGGAGTACGCCGCGCCGGCTGAGATTCCCGAAGCCACGACCCGGCGCCGCTTCGGCGACGTGCTGAACGCGGCCCGCGAGGTGTTCCGCATTCCGCGCGAGCGCATCGCGATCAAGACCCGCAGCCGCGGCAAGGGCGGCAGTAAGTACGGCCGCCTCGACGCGCGCCATGCGTTCATGCTGGTCGACGAGGGCCAGGTACGTCTGCGCGTGAACCTGTTCGACTATCTCGACACCGGGCTGTTCCTCGACCATCGCCCGATGCGCCTGCGCATCGCGGAAGAAGCGGCGGACACGCGCTTTCTCAACCTGTTCGGCTACACCGGGGCTGCGACTGTGCATGCGGCGGCCGGCGGCGCGCGCACGACCACGACTGTCGATCTGTCGGCGACCTACCTGCAATGGTGCGCGGACAATCTTGCCGCCAACGGCATGGGCGGCGCCCGGCATCGACTGGTGCAGGCCGACGCGCTGCAGTGGCTGGAAGCCGAGACCGCGCAGTACGACCTGATCTTCTGCGACCCGCCAACGTTCTCCAACTCGGCGCGGGCGAAGGATTTCGACATCCAGCGCGAGCACGTGCGGCTGCTGCGCGCGGCCGTCGCGCGGCTGGCGCCGGGTGGCGCGCTGTATTTCTCCAACAACTTCCGTCGGTTCCGGCTCGACACCGAGGCGGTGGCCGCGTTCGCGCACTGCGAGGACATCACCCCGGCGACGATCGCGCCCGACTTCGAGCGCAACCCGCGCATCCACCGCGCCTGGCGCTTGACCGCGCGCTGACGCAGCCGGGCGTGCGATCGCGCCCGGTCCTGGGCCGTTGCGATGCGGGGCGGGGCGGGGTGGATCTGGCCATGACGACGATCAGACGCGCTGCATCAGGTGCCCACGGAAACCTGCGTTCCATCCACGCCGGTGGAATCGGCCTGTCGCACCCGCATCGTGTGCGCTCAGACCTCGTTCGGAGCTTCCCGATGACCGCCTCCTCCCAGACCGCCCGCGTCGTGCGCACCGTGCGCGGCATGCCCGCCAGCGATGGCGCCGGCGTCAAGCTCACCCGCGTCATCGGCACGCCGCAGTTGCCCGATCTCGATCCGTTCCTGATGCTCGACGAGTTCGGCACCGATCGCGCCGAGGACTACCTGGCCGGCTTCCCCGACCACCCGCATCGCGGCTTCGAGACCGTGACCTACATGCTCGACGGGCGCATGCGCCATCGCGACAACCACGGCAACGAGGGCCTGCTCGTCCCCGGCAGCGTGCAGTGGATGACCGCGGGACGCGGCCTGGTGCATTCGGAAATGCCCGAACAGCAGGCCGGACGCATGCGCGGCTTCCAACTGTGGGTGAACCTGCCCGCGCGCGAGAAAATGACCGCGCCGCGCTACCAGGAGTTCGCGCCCGACCGGTTGCCGGTGGTCGAGCCTGCGCCCGGCGTGACGGTCAAGCTCATCGCCGGCTGCGTGGACGGCACCGCCGGCCCGATCGCGCAGCCGGCGACCGAGCCGCTGTATCTGGACATCGCGCTGGCGCCGGGCAGCGCCTGGGCGTTCGACCTGCCCGACGGCCACAACGTCTTCGCCTACGTCTACGAAGGCCAGACGACGGTGGGTGAGGGCGAGGAGATGCGCCCGCTCGTCGCGCAGGAGCTGGGCGTGCTCGGCGGTGGCGCGCGGC
This genomic window contains:
- a CDS encoding short-chain dehydrogenase/reductase, with translation MAQPKTLLITGVSSGFGRALAQAALVAGHRVVGTVRSSQARQTFEALGPGAVGRVLDVTDFDTIPGLVDAIEADIGPLDVLVNNAGYGQEGVLEESPLDALRRQFDVNVFGAVAMVKAVLPGMRRRRRGHIVNITSMGGFITMPGIAYYCGSKFALEGISETLGKEVASLGIHVTAVAPGSFRTDWAGRSMVRTPRSIADYDALFDPIRETRQSRSGHQPGDPAKAARAILAMLDAPRPPTHLLLGSDALELVRGKLAALEAELAAWETVTRSTDG
- a CDS encoding 23S rRNA (guanine(2445)-N(2))/(guanine(2069)-N(7))-methyltransferase; translated protein: MKFFVSCAKGLEYLLVDEVLALGAAQATATVAGVNAEGTLQDAQRAVLWSRLASRVLWPIADYACEHEDALYAGARAVDWAAHLDPSMTLAIDAHVSGSAITHARYAAQRVKDAIVDSLREATGARPDVDVEAPDLRLSLVVRKGRALLSVDLGGGPLHRRGWRRAQGEAPLKENLAAAVLMRGGWPALYAAGGALLDPMCGSGTLLIEGALMAADVAPGLARDGGAATAGRAPSRWHGFDAAYWRTLCDEALARERSGREGLRKAFFGRDLDPHAIHAARENATAAGLRDAIDWQVGDVVALQAPPSSALSDDAAPNDAAPRGLVVCNPPYDARLAADAALYRSLGNALARAVPDWRASLLCGDAELAHATGLRAKKKYQVFNGALECSLIVCDPVRPPQREADDAPQVLSEGATMVANRLRKNLRRFKAWREREAVTCYRVYDADLPEYAAAIDVYIQSASDPGADGTPLWLHVQEYAAPAEIPEATTRRRFGDVLNAAREVFRIPRERIAIKTRSRGKGGSKYGRLDARHAFMLVDEGQVRLRVNLFDYLDTGLFLDHRPMRLRIAEEAADTRFLNLFGYTGAATVHAAAGGARTTTTVDLSATYLQWCADNLAANGMGGARHRLVQADALQWLEAETAQYDLIFCDPPTFSNSARAKDFDIQREHVRLLRAAVARLAPGGALYFSNNFRRFRLDTEAVAAFAHCEDITPATIAPDFERNPRIHRAWRLTAR